A single window of Hyphomicrobiales bacterium DNA harbors:
- a CDS encoding FAD dependent oxidoreductase gives MNYADDCINTFPTLWSATVREDDPSRPLDGDTTCDVAIIGAGYTGLSAALVLAKGGASVRVIEGGYPGWGGSGRNSGAVIRGFKSSRSGLIREFGPQRGRAMADFGATTTDVVYDFISTYDIQCDLKRTGWILPAHNTAGLRRVEERQRTWTADGIGGLDMLSRDELTRMLGSSAYIGGMIDHEGASLNPLGYARGLARAATAEGATVYRETPAKGVSRKPQGWVVETSRGRVTASTVIIAADAYSSGLNASVERTMATIHTNIVATKPLPAALAAGILPGEQAVSDSRRILYYWHKDPYGRVLFGTRGTLSGPRQAEDFAHVEAALAKIYPQLRGAEIEFRWSGKVGLTRDFLPHIDQPEPGLWTSHGYCGRGVAMASAYGKLLGETILQDRSQATLPVPNTPAPRMPPSPISDLGIVTVTQLYRVMDIFA, from the coding sequence ATTCCCAACACTTTGGTCGGCGACAGTCAGGGAAGACGATCCCTCGCGCCCGCTGGATGGCGACACGACGTGCGATGTGGCGATCATCGGCGCAGGCTATACCGGCCTTTCCGCAGCCCTCGTCCTGGCCAAAGGCGGCGCCAGCGTCCGCGTGATCGAGGGCGGATATCCCGGCTGGGGCGGCTCGGGGCGCAACAGCGGCGCTGTCATTCGCGGTTTCAAAAGCAGTCGTTCTGGGCTGATCAGGGAGTTCGGCCCGCAGCGCGGTCGCGCGATGGCAGATTTCGGTGCCACCACCACGGATGTCGTCTATGATTTCATCAGCACCTACGACATCCAATGTGATCTCAAGCGCACCGGCTGGATCCTGCCCGCGCATAACACGGCCGGGCTGAGGCGGGTGGAGGAGCGTCAGCGCACATGGACGGCCGATGGAATCGGCGGTCTGGACATGCTCTCGCGTGATGAGCTGACCCGCATGCTTGGCTCTTCGGCCTACATAGGCGGCATGATCGATCACGAGGGTGCCTCCCTTAACCCGCTGGGTTACGCGCGCGGTTTGGCGCGCGCTGCCACGGCGGAAGGCGCGACCGTGTATCGTGAGACACCTGCGAAGGGCGTCTCACGCAAGCCGCAGGGATGGGTCGTAGAGACATCGCGCGGCCGCGTGACGGCCTCGACAGTTATCATCGCGGCGGATGCCTATTCCAGCGGGCTGAATGCGAGCGTCGAGCGGACGATGGCGACCATCCATACCAATATCGTTGCCACGAAACCGCTTCCGGCGGCGCTTGCAGCGGGCATATTGCCGGGAGAGCAGGCAGTGTCGGACAGCCGGCGCATCCTCTACTACTGGCACAAGGACCCTTACGGGCGCGTGCTGTTCGGCACGCGAGGGACTTTGTCCGGCCCCCGGCAGGCTGAGGACTTCGCCCATGTCGAGGCCGCGCTCGCAAAGATCTATCCGCAGCTTCGGGGCGCCGAGATCGAATTCCGCTGGTCGGGGAAGGTTGGGCTCACGCGGGATTTCCTGCCGCATATCGACCAGCCGGAGCCTGGGCTTTGGACATCGCACGGCTATTGCGGGCGTGGTGTCGCCATGGCCAGCGCCTATGGCAAGCTGCTCGGCGAGACCATTTTGCAGGATCGCTCGCAGGCCACCCTGCCGGTTCCGAACACGCCCGCGCCCCGAATGCCGCCTTCGCCGATCAGCGATCTTGGCATCGTCACCGTGACGCAGCTCTATCGCGTGATGGATATTTTCGCCTGA
- a CDS encoding N-carbamoylsarcosine amidase yields the protein MKAYIDGKAQQLGPEFAPWFDTRNAAIVSIDLHRGHLEDSPDCPCPAPRAREIVTAVDAFHAAARKLGIPVIHVRSVLRKGGVDDVNGLKAAWRLVFPLHVGEIRNMDEHAIEGTRWTEFVTHVDEKDLIVQTKKRLSAFFPTDLDFLLRNLGTKSLVLDGCLADCCVLNTAFDASNLGYNVTVPQDLVRGTNEAMEKGALAIIAAHLGIVTDSASILDAWSSKGVPEIAQPASA from the coding sequence ATGAAAGCCTATATCGACGGCAAAGCCCAACAGCTCGGACCCGAATTCGCACCGTGGTTCGATACCCGCAACGCGGCGATCGTTTCGATCGACCTGCACCGTGGGCATCTCGAAGATTCGCCCGATTGCCCCTGCCCCGCTCCGCGTGCCCGTGAGATCGTCACCGCCGTCGACGCCTTCCATGCGGCGGCGCGCAAGCTCGGGATACCTGTCATCCACGTCCGTAGTGTCCTGCGCAAAGGCGGCGTTGACGATGTGAACGGTTTGAAGGCCGCCTGGCGGCTGGTTTTCCCACTGCATGTCGGCGAGATCCGGAATATGGATGAACATGCGATCGAGGGGACGCGCTGGACGGAATTCGTCACCCATGTCGACGAGAAGGACCTCATCGTCCAGACAAAGAAGCGCCTGTCAGCCTTCTTCCCGACCGACCTCGACTTTCTCCTGCGCAATCTCGGCACCAAAAGCCTGGTGCTTGACGGATGCCTCGCCGACTGCTGCGTGCTGAATACGGCCTTCGACGCCTCAAACCTCGGCTACAACGTGACCGTACCGCAGGACCTGGTGCGAGGAACGAACGAGGCGATGGAGAAGGGCGCGCTGGCGATCATTGCCGCTCATCTCGGCATCGTCACCGATTCCGCGAGCATCCTGGACGCCTGGTCGTCGAAGGGCGTGCCGGAGATCGCGCAACCCGCCTCGGCATGA
- a CDS encoding Nucleoside ABC transporter membrane protein encodes MNIELLFAAAIVSATPILFAALGQLLTERAGVLNLGIEGTMLVGAVCGFVMTFALGSTAIGLVGAALCGALFSAAFAFCVVTLRLDQVVTGLAFSILGSGLSAFVGQSYVGKALPTRGPVGEASPLADIPGLGIIVFSQDTMVFLAFAIAAFIAFYLHKTRPGLILRTLGESPETLDSLGITVVGLRYAYIIAGGALIALGGAYLSVINTPTWVENMTAGRGWIALAIVIFASWRPGWVVFGALLFGLVDAYRFRAQASGQAFIDPHFLNMLPYATTLIVLIVMSRPGLRARLRAPAALGIAYDREKR; translated from the coding sequence ATGAACATCGAACTGCTCTTCGCGGCTGCCATCGTCTCGGCGACGCCGATCCTCTTCGCCGCACTCGGACAGCTTCTGACGGAGCGCGCCGGGGTGCTTAATCTCGGCATCGAGGGGACGATGCTCGTCGGCGCGGTCTGTGGCTTCGTGATGACCTTCGCCCTCGGTTCCACGGCGATCGGGCTTGTGGGTGCCGCGCTCTGCGGCGCCCTTTTCAGCGCCGCCTTCGCCTTCTGCGTGGTGACGCTCCGTTTGGACCAGGTGGTGACGGGCCTCGCCTTTTCCATTCTCGGAAGCGGATTGTCCGCCTTTGTCGGGCAGTCCTATGTTGGAAAGGCCCTGCCGACACGCGGCCCGGTCGGCGAGGCCTCTCCCCTCGCCGACATTCCCGGGCTCGGCATCATCGTGTTCAGCCAGGATACAATGGTCTTCCTGGCTTTCGCGATCGCCGCATTCATCGCATTCTACCTTCACAAAACCCGGCCCGGGCTCATCCTTCGTACGCTCGGCGAGAGCCCGGAAACTTTGGACTCGCTCGGGATCACAGTCGTTGGCCTGCGCTATGCCTATATCATTGCCGGCGGCGCGCTGATCGCCCTTGGCGGCGCTTATCTCTCGGTCATCAATACGCCCACCTGGGTGGAGAATATGACGGCGGGCCGCGGCTGGATCGCTCTTGCCATCGTCATCTTCGCGAGCTGGCGTCCAGGCTGGGTGGTCTTTGGCGCACTTCTGTTCGGTCTCGTGGATGCCTACCGGTTTCGCGCGCAGGCCAGCGGCCAGGCTTTCATCGACCCGCATTTTCTCAACATGTTGCCCTATGCGACAACACTGATCGTTCTGATCGTGATGTCGCGCCCGGGGTTGCGCGCACGGCTACGAGCGCCGGCCGCGCTCGGTATCGCCTATGATCGCGAAAAGCGCTGA
- a CDS encoding putative Glucose ABC transporter permease protein TsgB13 (Evidence 3 : Putative function from multiple computational evidences), with the protein MLMRLRLEPRLESAKPLEVAIRVAAGALLALVVGGFVIALSGHDPLTSYAALIRGGFGSRAAFEGTLNKAVPIGLCALGIAIAARARLVNIGAEGQLFFGAFAATAVGLALPETTPSVIALPCVIGAGILAGAFWAALAAIPKVVFGVNEILSTLMLNYISLLWVGYLVRGPWADPLAYSFPYSPPILDNAQMGPLFGSLNGGLLILAAAALCVWIIDYGTRWGYELRVSGDAPQAARYGGISAAAVTLSALCVSGALAGLAGAVELSTTTGRLQLGLSPGYGFMAILVAWLGGGRALPIVVVSILYAGLLNGGFSLQVSRIPSSISTILQALILIMVLAGVTLGRYRIRLIRGATA; encoded by the coding sequence ATGCTCATGCGCCTTCGCCTAGAGCCTCGCCTTGAGTCCGCCAAGCCACTTGAAGTGGCGATTCGCGTCGCAGCCGGCGCGCTGCTTGCGCTTGTCGTGGGCGGCTTCGTCATCGCCTTGAGCGGTCATGACCCGCTCACCTCCTATGCCGCCCTCATCCGCGGCGGCTTCGGATCGCGAGCCGCTTTTGAGGGCACCTTGAACAAGGCTGTGCCTATCGGCTTGTGCGCATTGGGCATCGCCATTGCGGCCCGCGCAAGACTTGTGAACATCGGCGCTGAGGGGCAACTCTTCTTCGGCGCCTTCGCCGCGACGGCCGTCGGCCTCGCGTTGCCGGAAACCACCCCGAGCGTGATCGCCCTCCCATGCGTCATTGGCGCCGGGATCCTGGCCGGCGCCTTCTGGGCGGCACTCGCGGCGATCCCCAAGGTCGTTTTCGGCGTCAACGAAATCCTGTCGACGCTGATGCTCAATTATATCTCCCTGTTGTGGGTCGGCTATCTCGTCCGTGGACCTTGGGCCGATCCCCTGGCCTATTCCTTTCCTTATTCCCCGCCCATTCTCGACAATGCCCAGATGGGCCCGCTCTTCGGCAGCCTGAACGGCGGCCTGCTGATCCTGGCCGCAGCCGCGCTTTGCGTCTGGATCATCGACTACGGTACACGCTGGGGGTACGAGCTCAGGGTTTCGGGCGATGCGCCACAGGCGGCGCGCTACGGCGGCATCAGCGCCGCGGCCGTTACATTGTCCGCCCTGTGCGTCTCGGGCGCCCTGGCGGGGCTGGCCGGCGCGGTCGAACTCTCCACAACCACCGGCCGACTGCAGCTTGGCCTGTCACCGGGCTACGGCTTCATGGCGATCCTGGTCGCCTGGCTCGGGGGTGGCCGCGCCCTGCCTATCGTCGTCGTGTCGATCCTCTATGCCGGCCTGCTCAACGGCGGCTTCAGCCTGCAGGTTTCGCGCATTCCCTCTTCGATCAGCACGATCCTCCAAGCCCTGATCCTGATCATGGTGCTCGCCGGGGTGACTCTCGGCCGCTACAGAATCCGCTTGATCCGTGGGGCGACCGCATGA
- the lsrA gene encoding Autoinducer 2 import ATP-binding protein LsrA yields MTIAAGVLSREHSGRGDGLPVLQVEHVTKSFGDVLANSDVSFAVPAGSVVALLGENGAGKSTAMNAVCGLYLPETGRILVDGRPVELGSPSAAVAAGVGMVHQQFKLVDTLTGYENISLATDRGRFLQRRQAPSALTDLMQEVGFQLDLAAPVWTMPLAARQQLEILRVLAQGARLLILDEPTSVLSPKETEQLFGIVKRIAASGRSIILISHKLAEIEEVADHLVVMRGGRVVFEGPNQSLTADDIAELIIGKRVVRAGQRPQTARGERQLSVRNVSIAGRDGATVVSDVSFDVHGGELVAVLGVTGNGQSELFDAIGGLLRHSSGQIDAPRRAGRRAFAFIPSRHLGIALAPGLSLEDNALLGSQHNNPPFGPWLAPARVRLHASAVLGSFGVKADPGSATRRLSGGNLQRVVLGRELASQPSLIVASYPTRGLDIASAAQIRAALAERAVAGNAVLMASEELDESLEIATRVLVMSSGRVVADLAPRQFDRDAIGRLMTAARTH; encoded by the coding sequence GTGACAATCGCCGCTGGGGTGTTGAGCCGCGAGCATTCCGGAAGGGGGGACGGCTTGCCCGTCCTGCAGGTCGAGCACGTTACCAAGTCCTTCGGCGACGTGCTCGCCAACAGTGATGTCTCGTTCGCGGTGCCGGCCGGCAGCGTCGTCGCCCTGCTTGGGGAGAATGGCGCGGGAAAATCGACGGCGATGAATGCGGTCTGCGGCCTCTATCTGCCGGAGACAGGCCGCATCCTCGTTGACGGCCGCCCCGTGGAGCTCGGTTCACCCTCGGCGGCTGTCGCCGCAGGTGTGGGGATGGTCCATCAGCAGTTCAAACTGGTGGATACGCTGACTGGCTATGAAAACATCTCGCTCGCCACGGATCGTGGCCGGTTCTTGCAACGTCGCCAGGCCCCGTCCGCGCTGACCGATCTGATGCAGGAGGTCGGCTTCCAGCTTGACCTGGCGGCACCAGTCTGGACGATGCCTCTCGCCGCACGCCAACAGCTCGAGATTCTGCGCGTGCTGGCCCAGGGTGCGCGGCTGCTCATTCTCGACGAGCCGACATCGGTTTTGTCGCCGAAGGAGACTGAACAGCTTTTCGGCATCGTCAAGCGTATCGCGGCGTCCGGTCGCTCCATCATCCTGATCTCGCACAAACTCGCCGAGATCGAAGAGGTCGCCGACCATCTCGTTGTCATGCGTGGCGGACGCGTGGTCTTCGAGGGACCGAACCAGTCCCTCACAGCCGATGACATCGCCGAACTCATCATCGGCAAGCGTGTCGTGCGCGCGGGACAAAGACCGCAAACCGCACGCGGCGAGCGACAGTTGTCGGTGAGAAACGTATCGATCGCGGGTCGCGACGGAGCGACCGTCGTGTCCGACGTGAGCTTTGACGTGCATGGCGGAGAACTCGTTGCAGTGCTCGGCGTGACCGGCAACGGTCAATCCGAACTGTTCGATGCGATTGGAGGCCTGCTGCGCCATTCCTCAGGGCAGATCGATGCGCCTCGTCGCGCCGGCAGACGCGCATTTGCCTTCATCCCATCCCGACATCTGGGCATCGCGCTGGCGCCAGGCCTGAGCCTTGAGGACAACGCGCTTCTCGGCTCGCAGCACAACAATCCCCCGTTCGGGCCTTGGCTGGCGCCTGCCCGCGTCAGGCTCCACGCAAGCGCCGTGCTGGGCAGCTTTGGTGTCAAGGCTGATCCGGGTTCAGCGACCAGACGGCTCTCGGGCGGCAATCTCCAGCGCGTGGTGCTGGGCCGGGAGTTGGCCAGCCAGCCATCACTGATCGTGGCGAGCTATCCCACCCGCGGGCTCGATATTGCATCCGCGGCGCAGATCCGGGCGGCACTTGCCGAGCGCGCGGTGGCGGGAAACGCCGTTCTCATGGCAAGCGAGGAACTGGACGAGTCGCTCGAAATAGCGACACGCGTCCTTGTGATGAGTTCTGGGCGCGTTGTCGCCGATCTCGCGCCGCGGCAGTTCGACAGGGACGCCATCGGTCGGCTGATGACCGCGGCACGGACGCACTAG
- a CDS encoding BMP family ABC transporter substrate-binding protein produces the protein MITQRSSSNVVAAILSGALGLATIGPVSASDVKAAFLYVGPRADNGWTFRHDEARLCLEKAGIPTSFVESVSEGPDVARIERDFISQGYNVIFGTAFGYQPFTQQVAKQNPDKFFFNIGPGIAPNPNIQTYYGKLWDGRYLTGIVAGKMTKSNKIGFVAAHPKPSVLAGINAFTLGARSVNPKAEVNVVWTLSWFDPPAEKQAAVALAEAGNDVIAQHQDTGSAAQGAAEKGAWAIGSEADLSKIAGDRVLTGTMWDWCQYYKNAIASVKDGTFKPGDYFGGLNDDVISLAPFNKAIPADVVALVNEKKQAIINGKFDYWKGPLKSNDGKVVVPEGGTLSLTDVQKVLWLVEGVNGTVGKK, from the coding sequence ATGATCACACAACGATCCAGCAGTAATGTCGTTGCCGCGATTCTCTCCGGCGCACTGGGATTGGCCACCATCGGCCCCGTTTCAGCGTCCGACGTCAAGGCCGCCTTCCTCTATGTCGGCCCACGCGCCGACAATGGCTGGACCTTCCGCCACGACGAAGCACGTCTTTGCCTGGAGAAGGCCGGCATTCCGACCTCCTTTGTGGAATCGGTGTCCGAAGGCCCGGATGTCGCACGCATCGAGCGCGACTTCATCTCCCAAGGCTACAACGTCATCTTCGGAACAGCTTTCGGTTACCAGCCCTTTACGCAGCAGGTCGCCAAGCAGAACCCTGACAAATTCTTCTTCAATATTGGCCCGGGAATTGCCCCGAACCCCAATATCCAGACCTACTATGGCAAGTTGTGGGATGGGCGCTATCTCACCGGCATCGTCGCCGGCAAGATGACGAAATCCAACAAGATTGGCTTCGTCGCGGCTCATCCGAAGCCGTCCGTCCTGGCTGGCATCAACGCCTTCACGCTCGGCGCGCGGTCGGTCAACCCGAAGGCCGAGGTCAATGTCGTCTGGACCCTGTCGTGGTTCGACCCGCCGGCGGAGAAACAGGCAGCGGTGGCGCTGGCTGAGGCCGGGAACGACGTCATTGCGCAGCATCAGGACACCGGTTCGGCTGCCCAGGGCGCAGCCGAGAAGGGCGCGTGGGCGATCGGCTCCGAAGCCGACCTGTCGAAGATCGCCGGCGACCGCGTCTTGACCGGGACGATGTGGGACTGGTGCCAGTATTACAAGAACGCGATCGCCAGCGTGAAGGACGGCACGTTCAAGCCCGGAGACTATTTCGGCGGCCTCAATGACGACGTGATCAGTCTCGCGCCGTTCAACAAGGCCATCCCGGCAGATGTCGTCGCCCTCGTGAACGAAAAGAAGCAGGCCATCATCAACGGCAAGTTCGACTACTGGAAAGGCCCCTTGAAGTCCAACGACGGCAAGGTCGTGGTGCCGGAAGGCGGAACCCTTTCGCTCACGGACGTGCAGAAGGTTCTGTGGCTGGTCGAAGGGGTCAACGGCACGGTAGGCAAGAAGTGA
- a CDS encoding 4-carboxymuconolactone decarboxylase, producing MLIGVRNVAEMTPAQRKVHDAIASGPRAGVPLPFLAMLDVPDLANAIQSIGAAIRFSGALPAPLREVAILATAAAFGSGYEWDYHLPIARDLGVEETTIAAAASGRSAEAATPAHQAIIALCRDAVLNCQVNQDRLKELVERVGAPAASEVVAIAGYYQLLALFLSAGALDHGITDPAG from the coding sequence ATGCTGATCGGTGTTCGCAATGTCGCGGAGATGACGCCCGCACAGCGCAAGGTCCATGATGCTATCGCATCCGGACCGCGCGCGGGTGTGCCGCTGCCGTTCCTCGCCATGCTCGATGTGCCGGACCTCGCGAATGCGATCCAGTCGATCGGCGCGGCGATCCGCTTCTCGGGAGCACTTCCCGCTCCCCTGCGCGAGGTGGCGATTCTCGCCACCGCCGCAGCCTTCGGCTCGGGTTACGAGTGGGATTACCATCTGCCCATCGCGCGCGACCTCGGGGTCGAGGAGACAACGATCGCCGCGGCCGCATCGGGGCGGTCGGCAGAAGCCGCCACGCCCGCGCATCAGGCCATTATCGCGCTTTGCCGGGATGCGGTCCTGAATTGCCAAGTCAACCAGGACAGGTTGAAGGAATTGGTGGAACGCGTCGGTGCACCGGCCGCGAGTGAAGTGGTTGCGATCGCCGGCTACTACCAGTTACTCGCGTTGTTCCTTTCGGCAGGCGCGCTGGATCACGGCATCACCGATCCTGCGGGTTAA
- a CDS encoding Kynurenine formamidase, whose amino-acid sequence MKIIDLSHLMNVHTPGWVGYAGNKMYYAQNLQTIHIVAQRIDSALHVGTHIDGAMHGTDGMGDMASYPLDFLVGPGAVVDVSEHMDDWAVITPEMIESAPVDVKEGDILIIHTGWHRYWEGKPQQDLVKYFCMHPGGKQELLDWMLAKKIKWFGIDCGSGDHAMNTTIRRMRPDLAKQFEEKVGMSCDEFFGKNSYVHKRSGRKVVEDYFPFHSQAFQEGLIHAENVGGDIELMLNQRAVIGAFPWRYEGLEACPCRIVCFQGIPEDVEAVGDVAKAIFGPRQIASGMMSGGPDGR is encoded by the coding sequence ATGAAGATCATCGACCTTTCCCATCTCATGAATGTCCACACGCCGGGCTGGGTGGGGTATGCGGGCAACAAGATGTATTATGCCCAGAACCTTCAGACGATCCATATCGTCGCGCAGCGCATCGACTCGGCCCTGCATGTCGGCACGCATATCGATGGCGCCATGCACGGCACCGACGGCATGGGCGACATGGCCTCCTATCCCCTCGACTTCCTGGTCGGCCCGGGGGCTGTGGTGGACGTGTCCGAACACATGGATGACTGGGCCGTCATCACGCCGGAGATGATCGAGAGCGCCCCCGTCGATGTGAAGGAAGGGGACATCCTCATCATCCACACCGGCTGGCATCGCTATTGGGAAGGCAAGCCGCAGCAGGATCTCGTCAAGTATTTCTGCATGCACCCAGGCGGCAAGCAGGAGCTTCTCGATTGGATGCTCGCAAAGAAAATCAAATGGTTTGGTATCGACTGCGGCTCGGGCGACCATGCCATGAACACGACGATCCGCCGCATGCGTCCTGACCTCGCCAAGCAATTCGAAGAAAAGGTCGGCATGAGCTGCGACGAATTCTTCGGGAAGAACAGCTATGTGCACAAGCGCTCCGGCCGCAAGGTTGTTGAGGACTATTTCCCCTTCCATTCGCAAGCCTTCCAGGAAGGCTTGATCCATGCGGAGAATGTGGGCGGCGATATCGAGCTCATGCTCAACCAGCGCGCCGTGATCGGGGCCTTCCCCTGGCGCTACGAAGGTTTGGAAGCCTGCCCCTGCCGGATCGTCTGCTTCCAGGGCATCCCGGAAGATGTCGAGGCCGTCGGCGACGTGGCCAAGGCCATCTTCGGTCCAAGGCAGATCGCTTCAGGCATGATGTCCGGTGGGCCGGACGGGCGCTAA
- a CDS encoding carbon monoxide dehydrogenase G protein, producing the protein MKIAQEFTVARPMPAVWSFFQDIPNVARCLPGAEYLGPKEDGKHTGKVSSKIGPFQASFEGEADVVYDDVAKSVHVEGKGVDKKGASRGKMIMDCRLFAEGEKTKVVVDADVQLSGAIAQFGRTGIIAEVANVLIADFVRNAEAELAASSVSVEAAPAAQETAAARAPGAISAATTAPAPAAAKPISGFGLMLAVLKSWVASLFGRRAH; encoded by the coding sequence ATGAAGATCGCGCAGGAATTCACAGTGGCACGTCCGATGCCTGCCGTTTGGAGTTTCTTCCAGGATATCCCGAATGTCGCGCGTTGCCTGCCAGGCGCGGAATATCTCGGTCCGAAGGAAGACGGGAAACATACTGGCAAGGTTTCATCAAAGATCGGCCCCTTCCAGGCGAGCTTCGAGGGCGAGGCGGATGTCGTCTATGATGATGTCGCCAAGTCCGTCCATGTCGAAGGCAAAGGCGTCGACAAGAAGGGTGCGAGCCGTGGCAAGATGATCATGGATTGCCGCCTCTTCGCAGAAGGGGAAAAGACGAAAGTCGTCGTCGATGCAGACGTGCAGCTCTCCGGGGCGATCGCGCAGTTCGGCCGCACAGGCATCATCGCCGAGGTCGCCAACGTGCTGATCGCCGATTTCGTGCGCAACGCCGAGGCGGAACTCGCGGCTAGCTCTGTGTCCGTGGAAGCCGCCCCCGCAGCGCAGGAAACAGCCGCAGCGCGGGCGCCGGGCGCAATATCCGCCGCGACTACGGCCCCCGCACCGGCGGCCGCCAAACCGATCAGCGGCTTCGGCCTCATGCTCGCAGTCCTGAAATCCTGGGTGGCGTCGCTGTTCGGGCGGCGTGCCCACTAG
- a CDS encoding putative amidohydrolase (Evidence 3 : Putative function from multiple computational evidences), producing MTFSVAVIQFTGLPGRARENRERSVRLIEDAAADGARVIVLPELAISGYTLNQDDLSAAAEPCDGPTLSAWTEAARRLGVVIAGGFCESDGGRLYNSALLVGPDGLLLHYRKLHLFDGEKLIFTPGDRGLRVASTPFGRIGLCVCYDLRFVEVMRVLALQGAELIAVPTAWVRGFDKIERDGDGLIGQARGAIVQANLNQVYIACASQSGTAGDVAFLGCSLVADPYGRILTGPLAQDIEATLVAPMDPAIAQAALVRTERVKPREDRRTDVYGVTAGGQTL from the coding sequence ATGACGTTCTCCGTCGCAGTCATTCAGTTCACCGGCTTGCCCGGGCGAGCGCGGGAGAATCGGGAGCGCAGCGTGCGGCTTATCGAGGACGCGGCCGCCGACGGCGCCCGTGTCATCGTACTGCCCGAACTCGCGATCTCCGGTTACACATTGAACCAGGATGATCTGTCGGCGGCAGCCGAGCCTTGTGACGGGCCGACTCTTTCCGCATGGACCGAGGCTGCCAGGCGTCTCGGTGTGGTGATCGCCGGCGGCTTCTGTGAAAGCGACGGCGGACGTCTCTATAATTCCGCGCTTCTCGTCGGGCCGGACGGCCTTCTGTTGCACTACCGGAAGCTTCATCTCTTCGACGGGGAAAAGCTCATCTTCACACCGGGCGACCGCGGTCTCCGCGTAGCGTCGACGCCCTTCGGACGGATCGGCCTGTGCGTCTGCTACGATTTGCGCTTCGTTGAAGTCATGCGCGTCCTGGCACTGCAAGGCGCCGAGCTCATCGCGGTACCCACCGCCTGGGTCCGTGGCTTCGACAAGATCGAGCGTGATGGTGATGGCCTGATCGGCCAGGCACGTGGCGCGATCGTGCAGGCCAATCTCAACCAAGTCTATATCGCCTGCGCCTCGCAGAGCGGGACGGCTGGCGATGTCGCCTTTCTCGGCTGCTCCCTGGTGGCCGACCCCTACGGACGGATTCTCACCGGCCCCCTGGCGCAGGATATCGAGGCAACGCTTGTCGCCCCAATGGATCCTGCGATCGCCCAGGCCGCGCTGGTGCGGACGGAGCGGGTGAAACCGCGCGAGGACAGACGAACCGATGTCTATGGCGTGACCGCGGGAGGACAAACGCTCTGA